From a single Mus caroli chromosome X, CAROLI_EIJ_v1.1, whole genome shotgun sequence genomic region:
- the LOC110286500 gene encoding melanoma-associated antigen 10-like codes for MENPDNTHYCNFQGSARSQRELDNAQATMAVVDEEEATPTSKKVYGSGIRSPPQSPQKASSPLVILASVPEGPSEEASSNQVEEWEDPLYILYNAHNIKVYELANFLLFNYQMKAFTTKAEMLESIGREYEEYYPLIFSEASESLKLVSDIDMIEVDPFVQSYILVTALGLTYDGMLTDVQGKPKTGNLIVVLGAIFMQGNCVSEEIIWKMLNNIELCGGRHLYIHQDPRKLISEEFVQEGYLEYRQVPNSDPPSYEFLWGPRAFAETTKMKVLEVFASITMTDPRAYTEKYAEALRDETERAQARIIQQIVLQL; via the coding sequence ATGGAAAATCCCGATAACACCCATTACTGCAACTTCCAAGGCAGTGCTCGGAGCCAAAGGGAGTTAGACAATGCTCAGGCTACAATGGCTGTGGTAGATGAGGAGGAAGCCACTCCCACCTCAAAGAAGGTGTACGGTAGTGGAATACGAAGTCCTCCCCAGAGTCCTCAAAAAGCCTCCTCTCCCCTTGTGATACTGGCCTCTGTTCCTGAAGGCCCATCTGAGGAAGCTTCCAGCAACCAAGTAGAGGAATGGGAAGACCCACTGTACATCTTGTACAATGCACATAACATAAAGGTGTATGAATTGGCAAACTTTCTGCTTTTCAATTATCAAATGAAGGCATTTACTACCAAAGCAGAAATGTTGGAAAGTATTGGTAGAGAGTATGAGGAGTACTACCCTCTGATCTTTAGTGAGGCCTCTGAGTCCTTAAAGCTGGTTTCTGACATTGACATGATAGAAGTGGACCCATTTGTCCAATCCTATATCCTTGTCACTGCCCTGGGGCTCACCTATGATGGGATGCTGACTGATGTCCAGGGTAAGCCCAAGACAGGCAACCTAATAGTTGTTCTTGGTGCTATTTTCATGCAAGGAAATTGTGTCAGTGAGGAGATTATCTGGAAAATGCTGAATAACATAGAGTTGTGTGGTGGGAGGCATCTTTACATACATCAAGACCCCAGGAAGCTCATCTCTGAGGAGTTTGTGCAGGAAGGGTACCTGGAATACAGGCAGGTGCCNAATAGTGATCCTCCTAGCTATGAGTTTCTGTGGGGCCCAAGGGCCTTTGCAGAAACCACCAAAATGAAAGTCTTGGAGGTTTTTGCCAGCATTACTATGACTGATCCCAGAGCCTACACTGAAAAATATGCAGAGGCTTtgagagatgagacagagagggCCCAGGCCAGGATCATCCAGCAGATAGTTCTACAGCTCTGA